In Pseudomonas sp. ADAK18, a single window of DNA contains:
- the ispG gene encoding flavodoxin-dependent (E)-4-hydroxy-3-methylbut-2-enyl-diphosphate synthase: MHGESPIKRRVSRKIWVGSVPVGGDAPIAVQSMTNSDTNDVAATVAQINRLEAAGVDIVRISVPDMDAAEAFGRIKQLVKVPLVADIHFDYKIALRVAELGVDCLRINPGNIGREDRVRAVVDAARDRGIPIRIGVNAGSLEKDLQKKYGEPTPAALVESALRHVEHLERLNFQDFKVSVKASDVFMAVEAYRLLAKEIVQPLHLGITEAGGLRSGTVKSAVGLGMLLADGIGDTIRISLAADPVEEVKVGYDILKSLHLRSRGINFIACPSCSRQNFDVVKTMNELEVRLEDLLVPLDVAVIGCVVNGPGEAKEAHVGLTGGTPNLIYIDGKPSQKLTNDNLVDELERLIRQKAAEKVEADAAVIARG, encoded by the coding sequence ATGCACGGCGAATCTCCAATCAAACGTCGCGTATCGCGCAAGATCTGGGTCGGCTCGGTTCCGGTGGGTGGCGACGCCCCCATCGCGGTACAGAGCATGACCAACAGCGACACCAACGATGTTGCGGCCACCGTCGCCCAGATTAACCGTCTGGAAGCTGCCGGCGTCGATATCGTCCGGATTTCCGTTCCGGACATGGATGCTGCCGAAGCCTTCGGCCGCATCAAGCAGTTGGTCAAAGTACCGCTGGTGGCCGACATTCATTTCGACTACAAGATCGCCCTGCGTGTGGCGGAGTTGGGTGTCGATTGCCTGCGGATCAATCCGGGCAACATCGGTCGCGAAGACCGGGTGCGCGCCGTGGTGGATGCCGCCCGTGATCGTGGGATCCCGATCCGCATCGGCGTCAACGCCGGTTCCCTGGAAAAAGATCTGCAAAAGAAATACGGCGAGCCGACTCCGGCGGCGCTGGTTGAATCCGCGCTGCGCCACGTTGAACACCTCGAACGCCTGAATTTCCAGGACTTCAAGGTCAGCGTAAAAGCTTCCGACGTGTTCATGGCAGTAGAAGCCTACCGTCTGTTGGCCAAGGAAATTGTCCAGCCGTTGCACTTGGGTATCACTGAAGCCGGTGGTTTGCGTTCAGGCACAGTGAAATCTGCGGTGGGTCTCGGTATGCTGCTGGCCGACGGGATTGGCGATACTATTCGCATCTCCCTGGCGGCAGACCCGGTAGAGGAAGTGAAAGTCGGCTACGACATTCTAAAATCCCTGCATTTGCGCTCCCGTGGCATCAACTTCATTGCCTGCCCGAGTTGTTCGCGGCAGAACTTCGACGTGGTGAAAACCATGAACGAACTGGAAGTGCGCCTGGAAGACCTGCTGGTGCCATTGGATGTTGCTGTAATCGGTTGCGTGGTCAACGGGCCGGGTGAGGCCAAAGAGGCTCATGTGGGCCTGACCGGTGGTACGCCTAACCTGATTTATATCGACGGCAAACCGTCGCAGAAATTGACGAATGACAATCTGGTGGATGAGCTGGAACGGCTGATCCGCCAGAAAGCGGCCGAAAAGGTCGAAGCTGACGCTGCGGTTATCGCGCGCGGCTGA
- the hisS gene encoding histidine--tRNA ligase produces MSKSLQAIRGMNDILPEQTPLWRYFEATVARLLDNYGYKQIRMPIVEFTELFKRSIGEVTDIVEKEMYTFEDRNGDSLTLRPEGTAACVRAVLEHGITGGGQTQKLWYIGPMFRHERPQKGRYRQFHQIGCEVFNLDGPDIDAELIVLTWRLWGQLGIRDAVKLELNSLGTSESRGRYREALVEFLSAHLDKLDEDSQRRLKTNPLRVLDTKNADTQAVLVDAPKMADYLDEESRTHFEGLKARLDAAGIPYVINPKLVRGLDYYSKTVFEWVTDKLGAQGTVCAGGRYDGLVEQMGGKPTTGVGFAMGIERLILLLETLEQIPEEISRQVDVYLCAFGEAAELAALALSEKVRDQLPNLRLQINAGAGSFKSQFKKADKSGALYALILGDDELAQQVVGFKPLRGQGEQQSIAFDALAAHLATCVVQG; encoded by the coding sequence GTGAGCAAGTCTCTGCAAGCCATTCGTGGCATGAACGACATCCTGCCTGAGCAGACGCCCCTGTGGCGTTACTTCGAGGCGACTGTCGCGCGCCTGCTGGATAACTACGGTTACAAGCAGATCCGCATGCCGATCGTCGAGTTCACCGAGTTGTTCAAGCGCTCTATCGGTGAAGTGACCGACATCGTCGAAAAAGAGATGTACACCTTCGAAGACCGCAACGGTGACTCCCTGACCTTGCGTCCGGAAGGCACTGCTGCGTGCGTACGCGCTGTTCTGGAGCACGGCATCACCGGTGGTGGCCAGACCCAGAAACTGTGGTACATCGGCCCGATGTTCCGTCACGAGCGTCCACAGAAAGGCCGTTATCGCCAGTTCCACCAGATCGGTTGTGAAGTGTTCAACCTGGACGGTCCGGACATCGATGCCGAGTTGATCGTGCTGACTTGGCGCCTGTGGGGCCAGTTGGGCATCCGCGACGCCGTCAAGCTTGAACTCAACAGCCTGGGCACCAGCGAATCTCGGGGCCGCTACCGCGAAGCCCTGGTGGAATTTCTGTCGGCCCACCTGGACAAGCTGGATGAAGACAGCCAGCGCCGCCTGAAAACCAACCCGTTGCGGGTCCTGGATACCAAGAACGCCGATACCCAGGCTGTGCTGGTAGATGCGCCAAAAATGGCCGACTACCTGGATGAGGAATCTCGCACGCACTTCGAGGGCCTCAAGGCTCGCCTGGATGCGGCCGGTATTCCCTACGTCATCAACCCGAAGCTGGTGCGCGGCCTGGATTACTACAGCAAGACCGTATTCGAGTGGGTCACCGACAAACTCGGCGCTCAGGGCACCGTGTGTGCCGGCGGTCGTTACGACGGCCTGGTCGAGCAGATGGGCGGCAAGCCAACCACTGGTGTCGGTTTCGCCATGGGTATCGAGCGACTGATCCTGCTGCTGGAAACCCTGGAGCAGATCCCCGAAGAGATTTCCCGTCAGGTGGATGTGTACCTGTGCGCCTTTGGTGAGGCCGCCGAACTGGCAGCCCTGGCCTTGAGCGAGAAGGTCCGTGACCAACTGCCTAACCTGCGCCTGCAGATCAATGCCGGCGCTGGCAGCTTCAAGAGCCAGTTCAAGAAAGCCGATAAGAGCGGCGCGTTGTATGCGCTGATCCTGGGCGATGACGAGTTGGCCCAGCAAGTGGTAGGTTTCAAACCCCTGCGTGGCCAGGGCGAACAACAAAGCATTGCCTTTGATGCGCTTGCTGCGCACTTGGCCACCTGCGTCGTGCAGGGTTGA